The Toxorhynchites rutilus septentrionalis strain SRP chromosome 3, ASM2978413v1, whole genome shotgun sequence genome includes a region encoding these proteins:
- the LOC129779787 gene encoding uncharacterized protein LOC129779787, producing MPIVNDLPENESSAGFDLHKALFGDEAQSLEVVASGITSKTTQDTAEDQTRMSSAIFSSSDLYPKPRRVSSIRHDSFILDSLRKISVSRISTGSKLEAIIQYPLEFIQSLQSKHDQQANAFNQHMENVHSKLLEFGLGTISKLSPKKIPTVVDSLLDQMDSTRTALSAERRKLISIYRQLEYYCKRDFELDGQMSNVRLEELHDMQMEVILTGEKIDEISKLIVNARTQFERDISKASHVGQKWYKMQMKTVSKWDDLKMLKSSIYENRVYLCRLLTRKKQLRKKRDEWQKMCRIINNKPLLRKYDQMVKEIATIRHYTEKIKQI from the exons ATGCCAATAGTGAATGATTTACCGGAAAATGAATCCTCAGCTGGTTTCGATCTGCACAAAGCATTATTCGGCGATGAAGCCCAATCTTTGGAAG TCGTAGCCTCCGGAATCACCTCCAAAACGACCCAGGATACAGCTGAAGATCAAACACGAATGTCGAGTGCCATATTTTCGTCGAGTGATCTTTATCCAAAGCCACGAAGAGTTTCGAGCATTCGGCACGACTCGTTCATTCTCGATAGTCTTCGCAAAATAAGTGTTAGTCGGATTTCTACTGGTTCAAAG CTTGAAGCAATCATTCAATATCCATTGGAATTTATTCAATCACTACAATCCAAACACGACCAGCAAGCCAACGCATTCAACCAACACATGGAAAACGTTCATTCGAAACTTTTGGAGTTTGGATTGGGAACCATATCCAAACTTTCGCCCAAAAAAATTCCCACCGTGGTAGATTCTCTTCTGGATCAGATGGACTCCACCCGAACCGCACTGTCGGCGGAACGCCGTAAATTGATATCCATATACCGACAGCTAGAATACTACTGCAAACGCGACTTCGAACTCGACGGCCAGATGAGTAACGTTCGCCTGGAAGAACTCCACGATATGCAGATGGAGGTTATTCTGACGGGGGAGAAAATAGACGAAATCAGCAAGCTGATAGTGAATGCTCGGACCCAGTTCGAACGTGACATATCGAAGGCGTCCCACGTTGGTCAGAAGTGGTACAAGATGCAGATGAAAACGGTCTCCAAGTGGGACGATTTGAAAATGCTTAAGTCTTCCATCTACGAGAATCGTGTGTATCTGTGCCGGCTGCTGACACGGAAGAAGCAACTGAGGAAGAAACGGGACGAGTGGCAGAAGATGTGCCGTATCATTAATAACAAACCACTGTTGAGGAAATATGACCAAATGGTCAAGGAG